Part of the Fibrobacterota bacterium genome is shown below.
TCGGATACCTCGTGAGCGGCGCCTTCCTCTCGGTGCTTTTCTACCCGGGCTTCGCCCTCTTCGCGGCCATCGCCCAGGCCACGGCTGCCGTGTGGCGGCGGGAGCTTTTGACCGAAGCCATGCGGGCCCGCGCGGGCGATCAGCCCGTTCCGCGCAGGGCGGAAGCGGCGCAATGGGTCGCTTCATGATCGCCCGCCAGGACATGACCGCCGATGCCGAGGCGCAGTCTCCCGCGGCGCTGGCCCCCTCGGTGGGCCCGGCCACGGTGCCCACCACGGACCCGGTGGCGGCTTCGTCCGCGGTTTCGGTGACGGCACCCAACCCGGGCCCTTCGGCGCCCGCCCAGAAGATCTTCGCCGGCGCGGGCTGGCTCGCCCTGTCCAAGGTGGGCTCGCAGATCTTTTCCTGGGCCGGCACCTTCTACGTGGCCACCCATCTGTCCCCCAGCGATTATGGCCTCTCCAACCTGTCCACCGCTTTTACCGAGTTCGCCGTGATCCTGACCAACCTGGGGATCGGCACCACCTTGGTGCAGCGACAGGAAACCGATTCCGTAAAGGCCGACAACCTGTTCACCGCCACCTTGGGCCTGGGCGTCCTTTTGGCCTTGAGCGCATTGGGCCTGGCCTACGTGGGCGCCTGGTATTTCCGCGATGCCCGCCTGGTGGCCCTCACCCAGTTCACCGCCTTCATCTATCTGCTCAGCTCGCTGACCATCGTTCCCTACAATTTCCTGAATCGCGACATGCGCTTCCGGGAGCGGGGCTTGCTGGACATGTACAGCGTGGTGGCTTCCATCTCGATCCAGATGCTGCTGGCCCGCCTGGGGTTCGGCGTGTGGACCTTGCTGTGGGGATCGGCGGTGCGCTTCGGGGCGCGCCTGGGGCTCGCCTTCTGGTATTCCGGCTACCGTCCGCGTTTGCGCTTCAGCTGGACCTTGCTCAAGGACGACATCGCCTTCTCGGCCCGGCTCACCCTGAACTGGCTGCTGTTCGTCCTCAAGGAACGCAGCATCCCCATCCTCATCGGGCGTTCGTTCAGCGTCGCGCAATTGGGCCTGCTCGGTTTCGCGGGCAGCCTGTCGGGCATCCCCAACCTCAAGATAGTGCAGCTCCTGCGCGAGGTGCTTTTACCTCTCCTCTCCAAGCGCAACCACGATCCCATCGCGCAATTACGCGGCTTGGGCACCGCCCTGAAGATGATGACCCTGCTCATCCTTCCCATCTACCTGTGCGGATGGCATTACGGAGTCGATACCCTGTCCTTGATCCTTCCGGAACGCTGGGTGCCCATGTTCCCGCTCTTCGAGGCGCTTTGCCTGGTGCAACTCTGGACCGTGCTGGCCAGCATCGTGTCCATCTACAACACCGCCCAGGGCAAGCCCGGCCGCTCCACCTGGTACGAAGGCGCCATGGCCCTGTGCATCCCCATCGCCACCCTGGCCTGCCTGCATTTCCGCCTGATCCAACTGGCGCATATCTGGTCGGCGGTGGGGGCGGGCGTCTTCTTCATCTGGTTCCTATGGCAATTCCGATCCGAGACCGCCCTGGTGCGCGGCTTCCTCGGCCAGGTCTTTTCCGCGATCGGCGTTTCGGGAGCATTGTTCGCCTTGGATACGCTGGTCTCGCGGCATCTCCCGGGAGCCGGGATGGGAAGGGAGATGGGAAGAGAGGTGGCCTGGGCCGTATTGCTGGCCCGCATCGCCCTATTCTGCGCGGGCTACGGGCTCTTCCTGCGCCTGGCGCATTGGGAATTCCTGAAGGGGTTGCGGCGGAAATAGCGGTCAGCGGCAGGCCCGGAAGAACGGCGTCGCCGCTCCCCCTACTTCTTCTCGTACTTCCAGTTCCGTCCCTTGCCTTCGGCCATCCATTCCAAGGCCTGCGCCAGGCGCTTCTCCCGGGTCGCTTCCGTCTTCGCTTCCGCCAGCCATTCGATGTACTCGCGTTGCTTGCCCGGAGGGAGCCCCTTGAATCCGGCCGCCGCCTTGGCGTCCCCGCGGAAGGCCGCTTGCAGGAAGGCCGGCAGCTTGGCCGGCGGCTTCGGCTTGGCGCGGTCCTCCGCGCTCCGGCCGGGGTTCTTCGCGCCCTGATCGGTCAGGGCCATCGCTTTCTTGATGCAGGCCAGGATCACCTTGTCCGCGGG
Proteins encoded:
- a CDS encoding oligosaccharide flippase family protein gives rise to the protein MGRFMIARQDMTADAEAQSPAALAPSVGPATVPTTDPVAASSAVSVTAPNPGPSAPAQKIFAGAGWLALSKVGSQIFSWAGTFYVATHLSPSDYGLSNLSTAFTEFAVILTNLGIGTTLVQRQETDSVKADNLFTATLGLGVLLALSALGLAYVGAWYFRDARLVALTQFTAFIYLLSSLTIVPYNFLNRDMRFRERGLLDMYSVVASISIQMLLARLGFGVWTLLWGSAVRFGARLGLAFWYSGYRPRLRFSWTLLKDDIAFSARLTLNWLLFVLKERSIPILIGRSFSVAQLGLLGFAGSLSGIPNLKIVQLLREVLLPLLSKRNHDPIAQLRGLGTALKMMTLLILPIYLCGWHYGVDTLSLILPERWVPMFPLFEALCLVQLWTVLASIVSIYNTAQGKPGRSTWYEGAMALCIPIATLACLHFRLIQLAHIWSAVGAGVFFIWFLWQFRSETALVRGFLGQVFSAIGVSGALFALDTLVSRHLPGAGMGREMGREVAWAVLLARIALFCAGYGLFLRLAHWEFLKGLRRK
- a CDS encoding YdeI/OmpD-associated family protein codes for the protein MPKRDPRIDDKIASAPAFARPILTHIRALAHKGCPETEETVKWGMPFFTYAGSPLMHMAAFKAHVVLGFWLGRLIVEEKAFETAMGQFGRITSLQDLPADKVILACIKKAMALTDQGAKNPGRSAEDRAKPKPPAKLPAFLQAAFRGDAKAAAGFKGLPPGKQREYIEWLAEAKTEATREKRLAQALEWMAEGKGRNWKYEKK